A genomic segment from Capra hircus breed San Clemente chromosome 7, ASM170441v1, whole genome shotgun sequence encodes:
- the SCAMP4 gene encoding secretory carrier-associated membrane protein 4, with product MSGKENNFPPLPKFIPLKPCFYQNFSDEIPIEHQVLVKRIYRLWLFYCATLGINLIACLAWWIAGGSGANFGLALLWLLLFSPCSYVCWFRPAYKAFRSDSSFNFMAFFFIFGAQFILTIIQAVGFSGWGACGWLAAIGFFQTSVGAAVVMLLPAIMFSMSAAMMAIMIMKVHSIYRGAGGSFQKAQTEWSTGTWRNPPSREAQFNNFSGNSLPEYPTVPSYPASGGQWP from the exons ATGTCAG GAAAGGAGAACAACTTCCCCCCGTTGCCCAAGTTCATCCCCCTGAAGCCCTGCTTCTACCAGAACTTCTCTGACGAAATCCCTATTGAGCACCAGGTCCTGGTGAAGAGGATCTACCGCCTGTGGCTGT tTTACTGTGCCACCCTGGGCATCAACCTCATTGCCTGCCTGGCCTGGTGGATCGCAGGTGGCTCAGGCGCTAACTTTGGCCTGGCCCTGCTCTGGCTGCTCCTCTTCTCGCCCTGCAGCTACGTGTGCTGGTTCCGGCCCGCCTACAAGGCTTTCCG ATCCGACAGCTCCTTCAACTTCATGGCGTTTTTCTTCATCTTCGGAGCCCAGTTCATTTTGACCATCATCCAGGCCGTCGGGTTCTCGGGATGGGGTGCGTG TGGTTGGCTGGCAGCCATtggcttcttccagaccagcgttggGGCCGCTGTGGTCATGCTGCTCCCGGCCATCATGTTCTCCATGTCGGCTGCCATGATGGCCATCATGATCATGAAG GTGCACAGCATCTACCGAGGGGCTGGTGGGAGCTTCCAGAAGGCGCAGACGGAGTGGAGCACGGGCACCTGGAGGAACCCACCGTCCAGGGAGGCCCAGTTCAACAACTTCTCAGGGAACAGCCTGCCCGAGTACCCTACCGTGCCCAGTTACCCGGCCAGTGGTGGCCAGTGGCCTTAG